TATCTTCCCATCTATGGATTTGGAGCGGTGTTGGTCATTTTCGTCTTTGCAAGATTTTCCAACAATCCACTTATCCTGTTTTTTATCGCTGTCATTGGTACCAGCATCCTGGAATATGCAACAGGGTATCTTTCTGAGACACTGTTTTCCATCAGATTATGGGATTACTCCTCTACACGCTTCAATCTCAAGGGAAGGGTCTGCCTCCTCAATTCAACACTCTTTGGATTGCTCTCACTGTTTGTCACCTATGGCGTTCATCCCCATCTCTCAGCGATTTTCGATCATTTCACTCCAGCTTTCATGGAGCATGGGGCAAAAATCATCATCGTATTGCTTAGTGTTGATACCACCAGCTCAGTACTGGGAATGAGTGCCTTCCAGAAGCAGCTTGCTGAATTCAGGGAGAAGAGGGGGGAGATTGAAAATCGCCTGAAAGTGCTTCGCCAATTCAAAGAGAACAAGATGCTTGAAGGTTTGCGTGTAAAGTTGGATACTGAATTGGATGAGTTGCGTATGCGTCTCAGTATTTCTGCCAAACGAATCTTGCACGCATTTCCCTCGCTGACAAGCAGCAATGAGGAAAAGCGGTTGTTGCTGGAAGCATTGAGAAAAACCATACGGGAGACCGCCTTGCACAAGAAGTTGCATGACAAGAATCATAGGAGCGACAAGAGAGATGATTGAGTTACGGGAGCACTATCAGGAAATATTGGAAAGCTTGGGTGAAGCTGCAAGGATTGCGGGGAGAAAACCAAGTGACATTACGCTGATGGCAGTAAGCAAGACCCGTACCTACCAAGAAATGCTGGACCTGTATTCGTGTGGACAGTTCCTTTATGGGGAAAATCGTGTGCAGGAAGTACAGGAGAAGGTTCCCCAAGCAAGACCGGAAGGGATGAGACTGCACCTGATAGGGCACCTGCAGTCCAATAAGGCAAAGAAAGCGGTAGAGCTCTTCGATGGAATTGATAGTGTCGATTCGCTGAAACTTGCCAAGAAAATTGAAGGATATCTTTCCCGTCCATTTCCCATCCTGCTTGAACTCAAGACAGCACAAGAAGAGTCCAAAAGTGGGTTCTCTTCTGAGGATGAGCTCTTCTCCGCACTTGATGTCATCATGCAAAGTACCTATCTCCAGGTACGTGGGTTGATGACCATTGGTCCGCTGGATGGAGATGAGAAGATGGTAAGAACAGCGTTCTCACGACTGAGAAAGGCTTATGATGCGGTGCAAAAGCGATTTGCCCCACCATCATTCGATACCCTGAGCATGGGTATGAGTGGTGACTATCGTCTGGCTATCGAGGAAGGTTCCAACCTGGTAAGGATTGGCACAAAGCTGTTCGGGAAACGGGGGTGAGCATGCGCCGTACCATGGTAATCCTATTGCTGCTGCTCATGATCTTCCCCTTGCAGCTTTCAGCTGACCAGCTCAAGGGGTATGAGCCCTATGAGGAAGAAGAGTTTCCTCTCTGGAGTTATAAGATCAGGAGAGCTGAGACACTTTTCTTCGGTTCCATGGTTATCACGATCCCGGTAGCTGCATTGCTCTATCGAGTTGCAGTGGATTCCGAGCTCATCACCACTCCATCCAGTGAACTGCAAGGCTTCCTCATGCAAGGTTCGATTGCAGCCGGTCTTTCACTGGGAATTTCACTTGCCGATTATATCATCGGCGAAGTGGGGAGTACCCATGGGCGTTAAGAATGGGAGGGTAGACCTCGTTGTAGAATCCTTGGAACATCCCCTTCGTTTGGATGTCTATGTTGCAAGCCATACCGATATCATCTCACGTTCTACCTTGAGTGAAGCAGACACAACGATTGAGCTCAATGGCAAGACAAGCAAGAAGAGCAAGCTTGTCAGAAAAGGTGACCGCATAAGCATCCACTTCAGCCAGTCATTCTTTGAAGGAATTGAAGGGGAAGATATTCCTCTCACTGTCCTGTATGAGGATGAGGATCTTCTGGTTATCAACAAGGAACAAGGGATGGTGGTACACCCTGCAAATGGAAATATCGAACATACCCTGGTCAATGCATTGGTCCATCGATACGGCAAACAGTTCTGCGAGGAACTGCAGGATGACACAGAAGATGAACAAGAGGTAGATCTCTCCAGCCCTGCCGTACGTCCTGGCATTGTGCATCGCCTGGACAAGGATACCAGTGGGGTATTGGTGGTTGCGAGAAATCGCATAAGCCACAGACATCTCTCTGCCCAGTTCAAGGACCGAACGACGAAGAAAATCTATATTGCCTTGGTAAGAGGAGTTTTTAAGCAGAGACAGGGTATCATAGAGAAACATCTGAAACGTGACCCCAAGGACAGAAAGAAATTCACCACGTGTGCTGATGATGAAGGAAGATATGCCAAGACTGAATATCAGGTTTTAAGACAGTACCGTGGGTTTGCTCTCTTGAGGATCACACTCCACACCGGACGAACTCATCAGATCAGGGTGCATTTAAGCAAGGAAGGTCACCCGATCATCGGCGATCCCATCTATGGGAAGGATGATGGACAAACCTTGATGTTGCACGCCCTTCTTCTTGAACTTGACAATCCGTCAACCGGAGAAAGATTGCGTTTCATTGCCGCAATGCCAGAACGATTTCGCTCCTTTGTAGATTCTACTCGTCCTCTCTCCAATTCTGGCGCTCGGTCTCAATCTTACCCAACTGCAAGAGATCGTGGTTGAACATACGCTCGATTCTCAATTTGCTTGCTGTGCCATGTCCTGGAAAGAGCAGGATGTTCTCATCGAGCTTCATCAGTTTCTGGTTGATGGATGAGATAAGAAGCGCTTGCTCCCGGTATCCAGGTGTTGATCCTATTCTCCCACAAAGTAGCGTATCACCAGTAAACAATGCGTGATCAATTCTATACACCATGCTGTCCAAACTGTGACCAGGAATATGAATGACCTCAATCTCCAAACCACAAAGATTTAGAACCTCTGCATCCTCAATTGGATGATAGAGGAACTCGTAGCTACTGAAGGCTGAGGCGTGGACCTCAACATCGTAGATCTTTTTCAAGGTACCGAGTCCTTCTGTGTGGGAAGGGTGTCTGTG
The sequence above is drawn from the uncultured Sphaerochaeta sp. genome and encodes:
- a CDS encoding putative ABC transporter permease, giving the protein MDLTLLIWYFFCYSILGYIVEVLYCSIRQGTLVNRGFLHGPYLPIYGFGAVLVIFVFARFSNNPLILFFIAVIGTSILEYATGYLSETLFSIRLWDYSSTRFNLKGRVCLLNSTLFGLLSLFVTYGVHPHLSAIFDHFTPAFMEHGAKIIIVLLSVDTTSSVLGMSAFQKQLAEFREKRGEIENRLKVLRQFKENKMLEGLRVKLDTELDELRMRLSISAKRILHAFPSLTSSNEEKRLLLEALRKTIRETALHKKLHDKNHRSDKRDD
- a CDS encoding MBL fold metallo-hydrolase, coding for MNIYQHFSVVGFCNTYLVARKEGSDALLIDPGHVDTELINLIEANRYQLKHVLLTHRHPSHTEGLGTLKKIYDVEVHASAFSSYEFLYHPIEDAEVLNLCGLEIEVIHIPGHSLDSMVYRIDHALFTGDTLLCGRIGSTPGYREQALLISSINQKLMKLDENILLFPGHGTASKLRIERMFNHDLLQLGKIETERQNWREDE
- a CDS encoding YggS family pyridoxal phosphate-dependent enzyme, whose protein sequence is MIELREHYQEILESLGEAARIAGRKPSDITLMAVSKTRTYQEMLDLYSCGQFLYGENRVQEVQEKVPQARPEGMRLHLIGHLQSNKAKKAVELFDGIDSVDSLKLAKKIEGYLSRPFPILLELKTAQEESKSGFSSEDELFSALDVIMQSTYLQVRGLMTIGPLDGDEKMVRTAFSRLRKAYDAVQKRFAPPSFDTLSMGMSGDYRLAIEEGSNLVRIGTKLFGKRG
- a CDS encoding RluA family pseudouridine synthase, producing MGVKNGRVDLVVESLEHPLRLDVYVASHTDIISRSTLSEADTTIELNGKTSKKSKLVRKGDRISIHFSQSFFEGIEGEDIPLTVLYEDEDLLVINKEQGMVVHPANGNIEHTLVNALVHRYGKQFCEELQDDTEDEQEVDLSSPAVRPGIVHRLDKDTSGVLVVARNRISHRHLSAQFKDRTTKKIYIALVRGVFKQRQGIIEKHLKRDPKDRKKFTTCADDEGRYAKTEYQVLRQYRGFALLRITLHTGRTHQIRVHLSKEGHPIIGDPIYGKDDGQTLMLHALLLELDNPSTGERLRFIAAMPERFRSFVDSTRPLSNSGARSQSYPTARDRG